Part of the Campylobacter suis genome, AATTTCACTATCCATAAAAATGCCTGCATAGCTTTTGATGATAAAATTTTATCTATCGGCGATGAGAGTGAACTAAAACAGCGTTTTAAAGGTGCAAATTTCAGCGATCTAGGTAACTGCATCATCACTCCAGCTCTCATAAACACGCACACACACCTTGAGTTTAGTGCAAACAAAACTCAGCTAATTTATGGCGATTTTATCGCTTGGCTTGGCTCGATCGTAGAAAATGGCGCAAAGCTAGCGTGTGATGATGAGATAATGCAAAGCTCGCTAAACTCCATGCTAGCAAGCGGTGTAGGCACGATAGGAGCGATATCTAGCTTTGGCAAGGACTTAAAAATTTTAGCAAACTCACAAGCAAGAGTTGTATGTTTTAACGAAATTTTAGGCTCAAACGAGGCTTACGCAGAGCAAAATTTCAAGGCTTTCAATGAACGATTTTTACAAAGCTCTCGCTATCAAAACGAGCGTTTCGCCCCAGCCATCTCGCTTCATGCACCTTACTCCATCCATCCAAAACTAGCCAAAATGGCTATAAAATTTGCCAAAGCCAAAAATCTAATCATATCCACGCACTTTATGGAGAGCTTACACGAGCAAAGGTGGCTAAAAAATGGCTCGGGTAAGTTTAGATCACACCTTAAGCGCTTCACCCCAGATCCAAAGCCACTTTATACAAAAGAGGGCTATTTTTCGATGTTTAGCGGGGTTAGGACGCTATTTACGCACTGTGTTTACGAGAGCGATTTTAGTGCGTTTGAAAGCGGGCTTCACAGTGTCACGCACTGCGCTAGCTCAAACAGACTACTTGGCAAGCGTGCGCTAAATTTAGCCAAGCTAAAAAAAGCAAATGTAAGCCTCAATATCGGCACAGACGGGCTTAGCTCAAACATAAGCTTAAATATGTTTGACGAGCTTAGAAATGTGCTCTTTACCCATCAAACGAGCGAGCTAAATAGCATGGCAAAATTTATATTTTTAGCAGCCACAAAGGGCGGAGCGCAAGCGCTTGGGCTAGAAAATGGCGTTTTAAAGGCGGGAAAATTAGTCGACATCGCGGTATTTGCTGGCTTTGATGAGATAGAAGAGAGTGCGCTTGTAACCCAGCTCATACTTCATACAAAGCGCGCATTAAGGCTTTATGTGGGCGGACAGAGGCTTATCTAATCCTATACCAAGTCGCTGTGTCATCATCAAATTTCACACTATGAAGCGGCTCAAATGTGCGTTCAGATATTAAATTTTGAGCGTTTTTTAACGTGCTTGATTGATACACTAGCACCCATTTTACTTCATTAGGTAGTGCATTTAGCAAGCCTTGAGCGCCCTCAAACATCACAAGCCCTCTATCAAAGGCTGATTTTAGACTATCGCTTATACTCACACTTCGATCTTTCACGCCAAAAAGCGGTATGCTTTTATCAAAATTTTTCGAGCGCGAGTAGATAAGAATGTCAGGCGACTTGCCGTCTTTTGTAAGTCTTGTATCAAGTGTGGGACGATCTATACGAACGGTGTTGCCACTGATAACTAGCATATCGCAAACCGAGCGCAGCGCGTGCATATGGGTGCGGCTTGCTTGATTTGATATGACACCACCTGTGGCTACGCCATTTGCACTAAGAGCTATCTTAAAAAAGCTAAAATTTCCACTCTGCCACGCCATAAATGGCTCTAAAAGCTCACTACCAAGCTTGCTTAAAACCCCGCACACTACCTCAACGCCAGCCTCTTTTAAAATTTTTACACCGCCACTTGCGATCTCATTCTCATCGTAGTTTGCTATAACTACTCTTTTAAAACCTAAATTTGCTATCAAACTAGCGCAAGGTGGGGTTTTGCCGTGATGTGAGCAAGGCTCAAGCGTGACATAAGCGCTCGCACCTTTTAATAAATTTGAGTGATTTTTAAGTATAAAATCGTAGCAAAATTTAGCGTCTAAGTTTTCATTTTCTAGCGTTTGAGTGATGTTTTGGCTTTTTAACTCAAAGCTCATTTGATACTCACGCAAAAATGAGCTTGCAAACTCACTAGAAATAGTGCAAAGTGCTTGTAAGATGGCACTTGGCTCAGCGTGCATAAAGCCAGCTTTTTTATGTGATGAAATGCTTAAAATTTTACCATTTTTATCAAGCACTACGCACCCAACAGCTGGGTTTGGATAGGTTAAAAGCTGATGCTTCCAAGCCTCATTTATGGCTAGTTGCATATAAAAATCATCTGTCATTTTTGCTCGCTTTTGGTAATCATACTTTTCTACTTTAGCAAAACCAGTAAAGTTGGCAAGTATGTGATATTTGGCTTTTTGATTCAAGGCATAAAATAAATCTTAGCCTATCAAGCCTTTTTTAAAAATTCTGTTTTTAGGACTATGACGCCCATTTTATCGATCCTACACTCAACTTCTTTATCATTATCGCTTAGGCGTATATTTCTTGCCATTGTTCCTCGCTTTAGAGTTGAGCCAGCGCCTTTTACCTTTAGATCTTTTATGAGAGTTACATTATCCCCATCTTTTAGTTCGTTTCCATTTGCATCTTTTGCCATTTTTACTCCTTTAAAATTTTTGATATTGTATCAAAAAGTGTTTTAAATGTTGATTTGTTAAGGGTTAGAAAACCTGGGAGAGCTCCCAGGTAAATTAGTTTACATTGTGCGCTTCTACGCGTCTGTTTATATATCTATTTTGGGCTGTTGTGTTATCAACTTTTGGCTGAGACTCCCCATATCCAACCGCGCTTAATTTGCTAGGATCTACGCCAAGCTCGATAAGCTTATTTTTTACAGAATTTGCTCTTCTTTCAGATAGCGCTTGATTTAGTTCATCAGGCCCTGTACTATCTGTGTGACCTTGAATTTGCATTGTGTTGCCAGTTTTTAGCATATAATCAGCCAATTTCTGAACATTTTCAAAAAATTCAGGCTTTATAACATCGCTATTTAGGTCAAAATTTATACCAAAGTTATAAACCCCATCTTCCCAGCCATCACTATTTAGTTCGGTTTGTGTTACGATAGCGTTTAGGGCATTTGACATCTCTCTTGTATCAGCAATATCAAAATATCTACCTTCGCCTCTTAGTAGATCTTTAAGCTGATTTTTAGCAAAATCATCAACATCATAACCCAATACAAAAGCACTTATCTTTGCATCTGGATTATCGTTGATTAGCTGGCTCATCTGAGCTTTTGGATCACCACCGCAAGTCTCAAGTCCGTCACTTAAAAGTACTATGTGTACATTTTTACCGTTACGCTCTTTGATGATAGAATTTGCAGCTTTTATGCTATCTGCTAGCGGAGTATAGCCATCTGCTTTTATGTTATCAACTTTTGCTGTGAAGTAGTTTGTGTTGCCAGTAGCTTTTATGCTATTTGTTACTTCACATTTATCGCCAAAGTTTATAAGTCCCAAATTTGCTTTGCTAAGATCTAGAATTTGAACTATATCTTTTAAATTTTTTTGTGCTGCATCCATGCGAGTGATATTTGCGTCAAGGTCATTTTTTAACATCGACTCAGACGAATCAACCAAGAAAAGTATGAGCGCTTTGCTCTCATCAACAGCTTCATTTGCCACTTGTGCGTCTAGCATAGCATCCTTGTTTTTTACCGCACAACCTGCTAAAAGCAAGCAACTTAAGGCAAAAAGCCCAACTTTTTTCATACTCATTTTTTCTCCTTGTATTAAATGGTTTTATTATCTTTTATCTTATTTAAAAATTCTTCGATGTTGTATCTAGCTCTATATTCTGAGCTCATTAGGTGTATGAGCATGTCGCCAAGATCGCACACTACCCATTCGCCAGAACTTTCTATGCCTAAAAACTGCTCTCCAGCTGGCTTAAGCTTTTCTTTTAAGTCATCTGTGAGAGAGAGTGCGTGTCGTTCGCCCATAGTTGTTGCTATTATGACTTGTTTTACGAAATAATTACGCTCACTCATGTCAAAAACCTCGATACCTTCAGCCTTTTTTTCGTCTAGAATTTTAACTATCGCTTCTATCCTATCTTTCATCTATTTCCTTTATAAAATTTAATCACATCATCTTTTATAACCTCTGGAATTTGAGAGCTTGCAAGTTCTTGACGAATTTGTGAACTTGATACATTAACATGTATATCCATCTTTTTAAATTCACACGGTATTATGATGTGGTCTCGCTCAGCTACTATGATTTTTGTAAGCTCCCTAAGTTTTGCTATATCATGCCACTTATCAAGAGAGCTAATGTGATCAGCCCCGATGATGAGGTAAAACTCACTAATGTCATAGGTTTCATATATATATTTGACACTTTGTATAGTTGGCACTGGGCGCTCTTGTTTTATCTCAAAGTCTAAAATTTCTACACGCTTTAGCTCGCCCCAAAGTTTTTTTACCCATTTTAGTCTAAGCTCTGGTGGTGCTGAAAATTGGCTTTTAAATGGGCTTATAAAAGTTGGCATAATGATAAGCTTGTCGATGTCTAGCTCACTAAGCGCCATCTTTACTATGCTATCGTGTCCTAAATGTGGTGGGTCAAAGCTGCCGCCAAAAAAAGCTATATTCAAATTTTACCTTAAGATTAATTCGTGCCATTGTAGCATAATAAGCTAAAAATAAGCTATAAAATTTATTTGCTTTTAGCTGTTTTTGTAAATTTTTTTTGTAAAATTATGATAATTCCAAATTTTAAGGAGTAAATATGTCAGTAAAGATAGCTATCAATGGTTTTGGGCGTATTGGCAGGTGTGCCGCGCGTATTATTTTTGATCGTGATGACTGCGAGCTTGTAGCCATAAACGACACAGCAAAACGCGATATGACAAGGTATTTGTTAAAATACGACAGCGTTCATGGCGAGTTTAAAAAGGATGTTAAAGTTATAGATGATGATCATATAGAAGTTGATGGCAAAAAGATAAGAGTTTTTTCAACAAGGGACTTAAACGAGCTTGATTATGCCGCTTATGGTGTTGATGTCGTGCTTGAATGTACGGGTAAATTTCTCACCACGCAAAGCTGTGAGCCATATATCCAAAAGGGCATAAAAAAGGTCGTCATGAGTGCTCCAGCAAAAGATGATACTGCGATGTTTGTTTATGGGGTTAATCACGAAAGCTACGCAGGTCAAAACATCATCTCAAATGCTAGTTGCACCACAAACTGCCTAGCACCGGTTACAAAAGTGCTTGATGAAAAATTTGGTATAGTAAAGGCTTTAATGACCACTATACACGCTTACACAAATGGGCAAAGTTTGGTTGATGTAAAGTCAAAGGATTTTCGTAGAAGCCGTGCAGCAGCCCTAAATATAGGACCTACAACCACGGGTGCGGCAAAAGCTATCGGTAAAGTCATGCCAAGCCTAAAAGGCAAAATCCACGGACAAAGTGTCAGGGTGCCTACCGCAAATGTTTCTATGGTCGATCTTACTGCTGTTTTAAGCAAAGCTGTTAGCGTAGATGAGATAAATAACGCCTTTCGTGAGGCCTCAAAAGGCGCAATGAAGGGTATAATGATAGTTGATGAGGATCAGCGTGTAAGTAGTGATTTTTGCACGAGTGAGTATAGCTCAGCCATCGCTTCTGATATAACGCAGGTTATATGCGATGATATGGTGAAAGTTATGGCTTGGTATGATAATGAATGGGGCTACTCGGCTAGACTTATAGATATGGCTGTGTGGGCTGTAAAAAGGGGTTAATGTGAATGATATAATCTCAATAAAAGAGCTAAATTTAAGCGGAAAAAGCGTTTTTATAAGATGTGATTTTAATGTGCCTATGGACGAGTTTTTAAACATTACAGATGATAGGCGTATAATATCTGCTTTGCCTACGATAAGATATTGTCTAGATCAGGGTTGCAAGATCATTTTAGCATCTCATTTAGGTCGTCCTAAGAGCGGTTTTGAAGAGAAATTTTCACTAAAACCAGTGGCAAAAAGGCTAAGTTTTGCACTTCATCAAGATGTGATTTTTGCAAATGATGTCATCGGTGCAGACGCTCAAAATAAGGTTGCAAACCTAAAACAAGGCGAAGTTCTTATGCTTGAAAATTTACGCTTTGAAAAAGGTGAAACTAAAAACTATGAAGCTTTGGCAAAGGCTTTGAGTGAGTTTGCTGAAATTTACATAAATGACGCCTTTGGTGTTTGTCATAGAGCTCACAGCTCGGTTGAGGCGATTACGAAATTTTATGATGAGGAGCATAGGGCGGCTGGATTTTTATTGCAAAAGGAGATTGATTTTGCTGAGCGACTTATTAAAAAGCCCGCCCGCCCGTTTGTTGCAGTTGTAGGTGGTAGTAAGGTAAGCGGTAAGCTACAAGCCCTAAAAAACTTGCTTCCACGCGTAGATAAGCTGATAATCGGCGGAGGTATGGCTTTTACATTTTTAAAGGCTTTGGGCGAAAATATAGGCAACTCTTTGCTTGAAGAGGAGCTACTTGAAGAGGCTTTGATGGTGCTTAAAAAGGGCAAGGAGCTAGGCGTTAAAATTTATTTACCAGTTGATGTTGTAGCGGCTCAGACCTTCTCGGCTGATACGGCGGTCAAATATGTAACGGCACAAGAGATCCCATCTGGCTGGATGGGTTTAGATATAGGACCTGCGTCTATTAGGCTTTTTCAAGAGGCTATCATCGATGCTCAAACTATCTGGTGGAACGGACCTATGGGTGTTTTTGAGATGGATAAATTTAGCAAAGGCAGTATCAAAATGAGCCACTCCATCGCCGAAACTCATGCAACAACAGTAGTTGGTGGTGGAGATACGGCTGATGTGGTTGCAAGGGCTGGAAATGCTGATGAGATGACATTTATATCAACTGGTGGCGGAGCTAGTTTAGAGCTTATAGAGGGCAAAGAGCTACCGGGCGTAAAACCACTTAGAAGGGTAAGCTTTGAATAGTTTTATTTATGCAGCAAATTTAAAATGCAACCACACAAGGGCAAGCTTTGCTGAGTATGCAAAGGTGCTAAATGATGGCTTGGATGATGAAAAGGTGCTGATATTTCCGCCTTTTACAGCATTAGATGACTTTGCCTGGGCAAAATTTAGCATAGGAGCACAAAATTTCTACCCTTGCCAAAGTGGTGCTTATACTGGTGAGATAGGCAAGGCTCATTTAGATGAGTTTGGTATAACAAGCGTTCTTATCGGACACTCTGAGCGGCGCGAGCTTTTGCATGAGCATGGTGGAGTCTTAAAAGAAAACGATGAGCTTTTGCTTAGTAAGTTTGATTTTGCTGTCAAAAATGGCTGGCAGGTGGTTTATTGCATAGGCGAAAATTTATGGATGCGAGAGGCTGGCAAGACAAGGGAAATTTTAAAAGCACAACTTGAGCTTATAAACCTATCTTATGACAAACTAATCATCGCCTATGAGCCGATTTGGGCGATAGGATCTGGAAGTAGTGCGAGTGTAGAGCAGATAACGCAGGTGCTTGATTTTGTCCGTACATTGACCGCTGCACCGCTTCTTTACGGAGGCAGTGTAAATGCTAAAAATATTAGCGATATTTGCCATATCACAAACTGTAATGGCGTTTTGGTAGGTACTGCGAGCTGGGATGCGGCAAATTTTTTAAATTTGATAAAGACAAATGAGGGTTAAAATTTGTAAGAAAATTTTAGTCATGCTAGATACTTGGCTTTAAATTTTCTTGCTATTTTAAAATTCTCAACAAACAAAAGCAAAAAGGAGTAAAAATGATAATGAATGGCAAAAAGGGTCTAATAGTAGGCGTTGCAAACGCTAAATCAATAGCTTATGGTATCGCAGAAGCTTGTCATCAGCAGGGTGCAAAGCTTGCTTTTACATTTTTAAATGATGCGTTAAAAAAGCGTGTGGAGCCCATAGCACAGGAGTTTGGAAGTAAATTTGTATATGAACTTGATGTAAATAACGAAGCACACCTTGCAAGCATAGCTGATAAGATAAGAGGTGATCTGGGCGAGATAGACTTTATCGTGCATGCTGTGGCGTATGCTCCAAAAGAGGCTTTGGAGGGTGAGTTTATAAATACCACAAAAGAGGCTTTTGATGTAGCGATGGGAACTTCTGTTTATTCGCTTCTTTCGCTTACAAGAGCAGTTTTACCTGTGTTAAAAGAGGGTGGGGCGGTTCTTACTTTAAGCTATCTTGGTGGGCCAAAATTTGTGCCGCATTATAATGTAATGGGTGTGGCGAAGGCTGCCTTAGAAAGCTCTGTTCGCTATCTTGCACATGATCTTGGTGCTAAAAATATCCGCGTAAATGCCATCTCTGCTGGACCTATTAAGACTTTGGCGGCTTCTGGAATAGGTGATTTTAGAATGATACTGCGATATAATGAGGTAAATTCTCCACTCAAACGCAATGTAAGTACCGAAGATGTAGGTAAATCGGCTATGTATTTGCTAAGCGATCTTGCTAGCGGTGTGACTGGTGAGGTTCATTATGTGGATTGTGGTTATAATATAATGGGTATGGCTGACATAGCTACTGATGCCGATGGAAACACTGTTTTGGCAATGGATCTAAGTAAGTAAGATAGAAAAATTAAGCTCACTTTGGCTAAAATGGCGCAAAAATAAATTTTAAGGTTGGATTATGAGGGGTTATAAAATCTTTTCTGGAACGGCAAATTTGGAATTTTCAAAGAAAATTTCACAGTATCTATCACTTCCGCTTAGTGAGGCTAGTATAAAGCGTTTTAGTGATGGAGAGATTAGCGTGCAAGTGGGCGAAAGTGTGCGCGGAAAGGATGTTTTTGTCGTTCAGCCGACCTGTGCCCCAGCGAACATAAATTTAATGGAACTTCTAATCCTGACAGACGCTCTTAGGAGAAGTTCTGCTAGCTCGATAACGGCGGTGGTGCCATATTTTGGCTATGCTCGCCAAGACCGCAAAGCCGCACCAAGAGTGCCAATAACTGCAAAACTTGTAGCAAACATGATGCAAACGGCTGGCATTAGCCGTGTGGTTACGATGGATTTGCATGCTGGGCAAATTCAGGGATTTTTTGATATACCAGTTGATAATCTTTATGGAAGCATGGTTTTTACTGATTATGTTAGGTCAAAAAATTTGCCAAATCCTATTGTTGCAAGCCCTGATGTAGGCGGTGTTTCTCGTGCTAGAGCGCTTGCTAAGACCCTTGATGTTGATATAGTTATCGTCGATAAGCGTCGCGAAAAGGCAAACGAAAGCGAAGTGATGAATGTCATAGGCGATGTAAATGGCAAAGATGTTATCTTGGTAGATGATATGATAGACACCGCAGGTACGATCGTAAAGGCGGCAAAGGTATTTAAAGAGCGCGGAGCTACTAGCGTTATGGCATTTTGTACGCACCCAGTTTTAAGCGGTGCAGCATATGAAAATTTAGACAAAGGTTATCTTGATGAGCTAGTCGTTACTGATACGATACCTCTAAAACAAGACCATAGTTGCATAAAAGTACTAACTGTTGCGCCACTTTTTGGTGAAGTTATACGCCGCGTCTATCATAATGAAAGTGTAAATGGACTTTTTGTGTAAAAATACAGAATTTAGCTTGAAATTTTATAGATTTTAAGCTAGATTTTATTGACAAAAATCGTTTTTTTATCTATAATACGACTTCTTTTATATGTTCCGGATTAGCTCAGCGGTAGAGTAGGTGACTGTTAATCACTTGGTCGCTGGTTCGAACCCAGCATCCGGAGCCATTTCATTATAAAAATACTAAATTTTAATTTTAAAAAAGTGCTACTTATGAGCGTTTTTTACTTTTTGTAAATAAGCTAAAGGATAGTAGACTAAAAATCAATGATTTTATTCTATATCTGGTAATTTTATAGTCTCGTAAAGGTGAATATCTAATACATATCGTATCCAGTTACCAAAACCATATTTTGACCTAATTTGTTCGTCAATAATGTAGGGTTTTGCTAAAAAATCATCAATTTCTTCAAAGTTATTATCTAGTATAAAGATATTGTTTGGGTTATAAAGGTCATAGTATTTTATGGTTTTATTTGTCGTTATTAGTTTTTTATTATAACCAAGTGCTTCAAATGTCCTAAGTGAAAGCCCATGATGTACATCTATAACAAAGTCAACTAAAACTTTTGATTTTTTGACATTTTCTAAATTTTCACGATAAGTTAATGTTTTTTCAGTAAAGGTTATGTTGTTGCAACCATAATCAAAAGCTCTAGTTTCTAGTTTTGAAAGTATTTCTTTTATAATAAAATTAACTTTGCTTGCTTTTGCATATTTTGCAAATTTGATTATGTTCTCTTTTTTACTCTCGTTATGACTGCCTAAAAAATAAAAGTCACTAGTAATCACAGTATCGTTTTGATCCTGAAGGTAATCAAAATAAAATTTGTAGTAGGTAGTATGTTTGTATATTTTTTCATATATATTTTATCAAATGGATCAAATATGAAAAATCTCTTAAATTTGCCAATATAATTAAAAATTTCACCATATCTAAGCATGCCATCAAATTGATAATTAATGATATTATTTTTTACATTTATTTTTTAATAAATCAGCTGTTTTTAAGCCGTATTTTTGTGTAATAACCAAATAAATGCATAGTCTATTTTTGTCATGTTTATTTAAAACATTTTTTATATGTTCGTATAGCAAATACTGATGTAATTTTGTTTTTGCATTTTTACTATTAGTTTTTTAAGGTTTGTTTGTATTCTTGTAAGGATATTCGGATATCCATATATATTCTTGGTCCCATCTATAACTTTAAAGCTATAAAATTCTAAATTATTTTTTAGCTGCTCATTGAATCTATATCACTAGGAGTTATTATAAATATCGTTTTTCCACTTCCAAATTTTTTATTTGCTTGTTGCATTTGTGTCCTTGAAAATTTTTAGTATTTTATCAAAGTTAATATAAATTTACTATTTTATTTATAAGTTATATTATCTATTTTCTAGATGCGAAATAATAAAATACTAGATTGGTATTTTTAAAAAGTAAAAACTTAAAAAATATAAGAAAAATTTATTTTATTTAGGATTTTTTTATATCTATTAAGAAACTATGAAATTTTTTAATTGGATTGTTGCAAAAAGAAATAAATAAAATGCAAAATACCTAATTAAACTATTTATAAAGGATTTTGCAATATTTTAAAATGAAAAGAAATACAATAAGTGGTGGGTTCACCAGGACTCGAACCTGGGACCATCCGGTTATGAGCCGGATGCTCTAACCAACTGAGCTATGAACCCACTTGAATTGAAGTTGAGATTATACAAAAACTAAGCTTATTAAAAGCTAAAATTTTATTTTGATTTGTTTATATCTTTTGCGATACTAAAATTTCCGTCCATTTTTTGGCTAAAACTTCCGTAGCTATAAGATTTACCGCCATGCATATCTATCTTTTGTTTTTCTGTATTGTTTGCAAATAACGCTACTAAAAATACCAAAATGACAAATAAAACTCTCATGCATATCCTTTTAAAATTTTGGGGACATGCCCCAAAAAATTATTTGTAGTTTTTTATCGCTTCATCTAGGATTTTCTCAGCCTCTTTTGCGTCAGCAAAATCCTTTACTTTCACCCATTTACCAGGCTCTAGCATTTTGTAAGTTTCAAAGAAATTTTTAATGCGATCGAGTGTGATTTTTGGTAGGTCATCAAGTGATTTGATGTTGTCATATCTTGGATCTATCTTGCTTACTGGCACCGCTAGTAGCTTCTCATCCATTCCGCTCTCATCCTCCATTACCAAAACACCGATCAAGCGGCAAGGTATGACTGAGCCAGCTTGAAGCGGGTATTCATTTAGCACCAAAACATCTGCTGGATCGCCGTCTGCTGCTAGGGTATTTGGCACGAAGCCGTAGTTTGCTGGGTAAAACATCGCTGAGTACATCACGCGATCGACCACGACAGCACCACTGTCTTTATCTATCTCGTACTTGATGTTTGAGCCGTAAGGGATCTCGATGACAGCGTTGATTTTATCAGGGTTTGAGCCTACTTTGATTTTTGAAATGTCCATTTTTTTCCTTTTATTTTAGTTTATTTATTAAATTTTTCATATCCTCAACTATCGGCTCGATACCGTGCTCGCCATTTACTGTATGAAGTAGGTTTTTGGCGTTGTAAAACTCGCGTATCGCAACGATTGGCTCAAGATAGACTTTCATGCGGTTGTTAAAGACTTCGTTGTTATCATCAGCGCCTCTTGCACGACCTAGCACACGCTCGCGCGCTACATCTTCGCTCACATCAACCTCGATAACGCCCTTTAAAACTATCTCGTTTTGAGCCGATAAAACCTTGTCAAGCTCGCTCATTTGTTCAACGCTTCTTGGATATCCATCGATCACGACATTTGGCGTGTTTGCTGACTTGATCGCTGAAACTATGGTATTTACAA contains:
- a CDS encoding adenylate kinase gives rise to the protein MKNLFLIIGAPGSGKTTDADLIAKADTSFTHFSTGDLLRAEVASGSELGKLIDSFISKGNLVPLEVVVNTIVSAIKSANTPNVVIDGYPRSVEQMSELDKVLSAQNEIVLKGVIEVDVSEDVARERVLGRARGADDNNEVFNNRMKVYLEPIVAIREFYNAKNLLHTVNGEHGIEPIVEDMKNLINKLK
- a CDS encoding ribose-phosphate pyrophosphokinase, producing MRGYKIFSGTANLEFSKKISQYLSLPLSEASIKRFSDGEISVQVGESVRGKDVFVVQPTCAPANINLMELLILTDALRRSSASSITAVVPYFGYARQDRKAAPRVPITAKLVANMMQTAGISRVVTMDLHAGQIQGFFDIPVDNLYGSMVFTDYVRSKNLPNPIVASPDVGGVSRARALAKTLDVDIVIVDKRREKANESEVMNVIGDVNGKDVILVDDMIDTAGTIVKAAKVFKERGATSVMAFCTHPVLSGAAYENLDKGYLDELVVTDTIPLKQDHSCIKVLTVAPLFGEVIRRVYHNESVNGLFV
- the ppa gene encoding inorganic diphosphatase, with the protein product MDISKIKVGSNPDKINAVIEIPYGSNIKYEIDKDSGAVVVDRVMYSAMFYPANYGFVPNTLAADGDPADVLVLNEYPLQAGSVIPCRLIGVLVMEDESGMDEKLLAVPVSKIDPRYDNIKSLDDLPKITLDRIKNFFETYKMLEPGKWVKVKDFADAKEAEKILDEAIKNYK